A single Thermoanaerobacterium sp. RBIITD DNA region contains:
- a CDS encoding 4-hydroxy-3-methylbut-2-enyl diphosphate reductase — protein sequence MKILVANNAGFCFGVKRAVEKAYDQLNNKDGKNTYTYGDLIHNPQVVSDLEGKGIKSIKKIENLTKNDRIIIRTHGISEKIYNNLKEKKIELIDMTCPFVKRVQKIVNGYYKKGYCIIIIGDKNHPEVIGVNGWCNDSAFVVKSVDDAKILPHLNKACVVAQTTITQEMWDDILDILNKKVDELISFNTICDATHKRQKSAEELSKEVDIMIVIGGKNSSNTQKLKKICESNCKNTIQIESAGEIDINTFRDVDIVGITAGASTPDYLIEEVIKKIMGTRKEDSNE from the coding sequence ATGAAAATTTTAGTTGCAAATAATGCTGGATTTTGTTTTGGCGTAAAAAGGGCTGTTGAAAAAGCTTATGATCAATTAAATAACAAGGACGGTAAAAACACTTACACATATGGTGATTTAATACACAATCCCCAAGTTGTAAGCGATCTAGAAGGTAAAGGTATTAAAAGTATAAAAAAAATTGAGAATTTGACTAAAAATGATAGAATTATCATAAGGACCCATGGAATATCTGAAAAAATATATAATAATTTGAAGGAAAAAAAGATTGAATTGATAGATATGACATGTCCATTTGTTAAAAGAGTTCAAAAGATAGTCAATGGGTATTATAAAAAGGGGTATTGTATTATTATAATTGGTGATAAAAATCATCCGGAAGTTATTGGTGTCAATGGGTGGTGTAATGATTCCGCATTTGTAGTTAAGTCAGTTGATGATGCAAAAATATTGCCGCATTTAAATAAAGCTTGTGTTGTTGCACAAACAACAATCACCCAGGAGATGTGGGATGATATTTTAGATATATTAAATAAAAAAGTTGATGAACTGATATCGTTTAATACCATTTGTGATGCGACACATAAAAGACAAAAATCAGCTGAAGAACTATCAAAAGAAGTTGATATAATGATAGTGATTGGTGGGAAAAATAGCTCAAATACTCAAAAATTAAAAAAAATATGCGAAAGTAATTGTAAGAATACAATTCAAATAGAAAGCGCTGGTGAGATAGACATAAATACATTTAGAGATGTTGATATTGTCGGTATTACTGCAGGTGCTTCAACACCTGATTATCTGATAGAAGAAGTAATAAAAAAAATTATGGGAACAAGAAAGGAAGATAGTAATGAGTAA
- a CDS encoding S1 RNA-binding domain-containing protein: MSNFMDEYNFNLIHSGDIVKGKIIKLLDDGVIADIGYKSDAYISKDQLSLDPNINIYNSFKEGDEIDLYIIKREDENGNVVASKVKADIEMANEKLDAAYKNGYIINGKVIEVVKGGVIADVLGVKAFIPASLLDVQYIKDLNDYVGKDVRVKIIEHIPHKKLVASQKAVLEEENMRKKEDLFSQIKEGQIIEGTVKNITKFGAFIDVGGVDGLIPISEISWGRIKDISEVLKVGDMVNVYVVNVDKDKDRITLSLRNLIPEPWSIISGKYKIGDIIKGKIVSITTFGVFVEIEPGIEGLLHKSNLIRKIKEYSEGTEIIVEILDVDYDNKKISLKEVDKNNEVYELKSEELNVSIKDRIE; encoded by the coding sequence ATGAGTAATTTTATGGATGAATATAATTTTAATTTAATTCATTCGGGTGATATTGTTAAAGGTAAAATCATAAAATTATTAGATGATGGTGTAATAGCAGACATAGGATATAAATCTGACGCTTATATATCTAAAGATCAATTGTCTCTGGATCCGAATATTAATATTTACAATAGCTTCAAAGAAGGCGATGAAATTGATTTGTATATAATTAAAAGAGAAGATGAAAATGGCAATGTCGTAGCATCAAAAGTTAAAGCAGATATCGAAATGGCAAATGAAAAGCTTGATGCTGCATATAAAAATGGCTATATAATAAACGGTAAAGTAATAGAAGTTGTTAAAGGCGGAGTTATTGCCGATGTATTGGGTGTTAAAGCTTTTATACCCGCATCTTTGCTCGACGTACAATATATAAAAGATTTAAATGATTATGTAGGGAAGGATGTCAGAGTAAAGATTATAGAACATATACCACATAAAAAATTAGTGGCATCACAAAAAGCAGTATTAGAAGAAGAAAACATGAGAAAGAAAGAAGACTTGTTTAGTCAAATTAAGGAAGGACAGATAATTGAAGGAACTGTAAAAAACATTACTAAATTCGGCGCATTTATAGACGTAGGTGGTGTTGATGGATTAATACCAATAAGCGAAATATCATGGGGAAGAATTAAAGACATCAGTGAAGTACTAAAAGTAGGGGATATGGTGAATGTATACGTCGTTAATGTAGACAAGGATAAAGATAGAATAACATTGAGTCTAAGAAACCTTATACCAGAGCCATGGTCTATTATTAGTGGAAAATATAAGATAGGCGACATAATTAAAGGGAAGATTGTAAGTATCACTACATTTGGTGTTTTTGTTGAAATTGAACCAGGAATTGAAGGTTTATTACACAAATCCAACTTAATAAGAAAGATAAAAGAATATAGTGAAGGTACTGAAATAATAGTAGAAATATTAGATGTTGACTATGATAACAAAAAAATAAGTTTAAAAGAAGTTGATAAAAACAACGAAGTATATGAATTAAAAAGTGAAGAGTTAAATGTATCAATAAAAGACAGAATTGAATAA
- the speD gene encoding adenosylmethionine decarboxylase yields the protein MNALGRHILAEIYGCDENVLDDCELIEDIMVKAAIEAGAEVREVAFHKFSPQGVSGVVVISESHITIHTWPELGYAAVDVFTCGNNVNPWNACNYLTKMLKAKNMTATEVKRGVFEQPVKVVNM from the coding sequence ATGAATGCTTTGGGACGTCATATTTTGGCAGAAATTTATGGTTGCGATGAAAATGTTCTTGATGATTGTGAATTAATAGAAGACATAATGGTAAAAGCAGCTATAGAAGCAGGTGCCGAGGTTCGTGAAGTTGCTTTCCATAAATTCAGCCCCCAGGGCGTTAGTGGTGTTGTAGTTATTTCCGAATCACATATAACTATTCATACTTGGCCGGAATTGGGCTATGCAGCCGTAGATGTTTTTACCTGTGGGAATAATGTTAATCCATGGAATGCATGTAATTATCTGACGAAGATGTTAAAAGCTAAGAACATGACTGCTACAGAAGTAAAAAGAGGGGTATTTGAGCAGCCTGTAAAAGTAGTTAATATGTAA
- a CDS encoding protein-glutamate O-methyltransferase CheR: MTNYDEFIIKIYKLTGIDLSLYKEKQMKRRIDSLIASNNCKNYDEFFYKLTIDKRLYNEFLKYITINVTEFFRNIEQWNILKLEILPKLIKKNMRIWSAACSTGEEPYSLAMILSEFIDLSQVFILATDIDESVLEKAKKGIYNKKSVEKIPKEYFYKYFSKHGENTYIISEELRKNINFKKHDLLIDKYPENFDLIICRNVLIYFNDKAKDDIYKKINLSLSDEGVFFVGSTEQIIFPYKYNFEPVKTFFYKKLKNK; this comes from the coding sequence ATTACGAATTACGATGAATTTATAATAAAAATTTATAAATTGACAGGAATAGATCTATCCTTATATAAGGAAAAGCAAATGAAAAGAAGGATAGATTCGTTAATAGCAAGTAACAATTGTAAAAATTATGATGAATTTTTTTATAAATTAACTATCGATAAGAGATTATATAATGAATTTTTAAAATATATCACCATAAATGTTACAGAGTTTTTTAGAAATATAGAACAATGGAATATACTTAAATTGGAGATTTTGCCTAAACTTATTAAAAAGAACATGAGAATCTGGAGCGCTGCATGCTCAACAGGTGAGGAGCCATACAGCTTAGCAATGATATTATCTGAATTTATTGATTTAAGTCAAGTATTTATTTTAGCTACGGATATAGATGAAAGCGTTCTTGAAAAAGCAAAAAAGGGTATATATAATAAGAAGAGTGTTGAGAAAATTCCGAAAGAATATTTTTATAAGTATTTTTCTAAACACGGTGAAAATACATATATAATTTCTGAGGAATTAAGAAAAAATATTAATTTTAAAAAACATGATTTGCTAATTGATAAATACCCCGAAAACTTTGACTTAATTATCTGTAGAAATGTATTAATTTATTTTAATGATAAAGCAAAGGATGATATTTATAAAAAGATCAATTTAAGTCTTTCAGACGAAGGTGTTTTCTTTGTTGGCAGCACTGAGCAGATAATATTCCCATATAAGTATAATTTCGAGCCAGTAAAAACTTTTTTCTATAAAAAATTGAAAAATAAATAG
- a CDS encoding M42 family metallopeptidase: MNYKNFLKVLTESFGISGYESTVSNLIKENFQNISDDIKEDRFGNLICVKKGTGSKYKVMLAAHMDEIGLLVKDIDKNGFIKFTTVGGFDQRTLPSQEVIVHSKRDIIGVIGSKPPHLLSKSESDKSIKIDDMYIDVGLNQKEAKDIINIGDPVTVHRNFNELLNDCVSCKAIDDRAGIVVMAVCLEELKKLYHYHDVYAVATTQEELGMRGAATSAYNVKPDLAIAIDVTHGNAHGLNLDLELSKGPAIGKGPNIHPIIFDGLIESAKAYNMPYQVEPLPGNSGTDAWAIQISTSGVPTGLVSIPLRYMHTSVETISMKDVLYSGKLLAYYISNLPLELEEYLCY, translated from the coding sequence ATGAACTATAAAAATTTTTTGAAAGTCTTAACAGAAAGTTTTGGAATATCAGGATATGAAAGCACAGTTTCAAATCTTATCAAAGAAAACTTTCAAAATATATCTGATGATATTAAAGAAGATCGCTTTGGAAATTTAATTTGTGTAAAAAAAGGAACAGGTAGCAAATATAAAGTTATGTTAGCAGCACATATGGATGAAATTGGACTTTTAGTAAAGGATATAGATAAGAATGGATTTATCAAATTCACGACTGTTGGTGGTTTCGACCAAAGAACATTACCATCTCAAGAGGTAATAGTACATTCTAAACGTGATATAATCGGAGTTATTGGTTCAAAGCCACCACATTTATTAAGTAAATCTGAATCCGATAAATCAATAAAAATAGATGATATGTATATCGATGTAGGATTAAATCAAAAGGAAGCTAAAGATATTATAAACATAGGTGATCCTGTAACTGTACATAGAAATTTTAATGAGCTTTTAAATGATTGTGTATCATGTAAAGCCATAGATGATAGAGCTGGTATAGTTGTTATGGCTGTTTGCTTAGAAGAACTCAAAAAATTATATCACTATCATGATGTTTATGCTGTTGCAACGACACAAGAGGAATTGGGTATGAGGGGTGCAGCTACAAGTGCATATAATGTCAAACCTGATTTGGCCATAGCTATAGATGTGACGCATGGTAATGCACATGGATTAAATTTAGATTTAGAGCTTTCTAAGGGCCCTGCTATTGGAAAAGGTCCAAATATACACCCAATTATATTTGATGGCCTTATAGAGTCAGCAAAGGCTTATAATATGCCATATCAAGTTGAACCACTGCCAGGGAATTCTGGTACAGATGCTTGGGCAATTCAAATATCTACTTCAGGTGTTCCAACAGGTCTTGTGTCTATACCATTAAGGTATATGCATACATCTGTAGAAACAATAAGTATGAAAGACGTCCTATATTCTGGAAAACTCCTTGCATACTATATCTCAAATCTTCCTTTAGAACTGGAGGAATATTTATGCTATTAA
- a CDS encoding M42 family metallopeptidase, producing the protein MLLKELTEIMSTSGNEGEIREKIKSIVKPYVDDVYVDKIGNLIAYKNGKKNNKIMLAAHMDEVGLMVKSINDDGTLKFSPVGGIDKRVLVAKTVRVGKYKINGVIGAKPIHLQKKNEQKRPLDYDDLYIDIGAISKDDALKYVSIGDYVHFDTNFDMLGNGFVKAKALDDRIGCGVLIDILKNNYEYPIYAAFTVQEEVGLRGAGVAAYNIGPDFAIVVEGTVAADVADSVPYLVSTELGRGPAISLMDRTSLYNKELVDKVVKIADENGIPHQFRRIASGGNDAGKIHLTKGGIKTIAISIPCRYIHSFNSVAYLDDYTNTIKLIDSIIKNIEREALL; encoded by the coding sequence ATGCTATTAAAAGAACTGACAGAGATCATGAGCACTTCTGGAAATGAAGGCGAAATAAGAGAGAAAATAAAGAGCATTGTTAAACCATATGTTGATGATGTTTATGTAGATAAAATAGGTAATTTAATAGCATATAAAAATGGGAAAAAGAATAATAAAATAATGTTAGCAGCACATATGGATGAAGTAGGTCTAATGGTTAAATCAATCAATGATGATGGCACACTAAAATTTTCACCGGTTGGTGGCATTGATAAAAGAGTTCTTGTTGCAAAGACAGTTAGAGTCGGAAAATATAAAATAAATGGCGTGATTGGTGCGAAGCCAATACATTTGCAAAAGAAAAATGAGCAAAAAAGACCACTTGACTACGATGATTTATATATCGATATTGGAGCTATTTCTAAAGATGATGCGCTTAAATATGTATCAATAGGTGATTATGTACATTTTGATACAAATTTCGATATGCTTGGAAATGGCTTCGTAAAGGCTAAAGCACTTGATGATAGAATAGGATGCGGTGTATTAATAGATATATTAAAAAATAATTATGAATACCCAATATATGCAGCATTTACGGTACAGGAGGAAGTAGGATTGCGTGGTGCAGGCGTTGCAGCATATAATATAGGACCAGATTTTGCTATAGTTGTTGAGGGAACTGTTGCTGCAGATGTTGCGGATTCTGTTCCATATCTTGTATCAACAGAGCTTGGAAGAGGGCCAGCGATATCTTTAATGGATAGGACATCTTTATATAATAAAGAATTAGTTGATAAAGTAGTTAAAATAGCAGATGAGAACGGTATCCCACACCAGTTTAGACGAATAGCATCGGGTGGTAATGATGCCGGGAAAATTCATTTAACAAAGGGTGGAATTAAAACTATTGCTATTTCGATACCATGCAGGTATATACATTCATTTAACTCGGTCGCGTACTTAGATGATTATACAAATACAATAAAGCTTATCGATTCCATAATAAAAAATATTGAAAGGGAGGCATTGCTATGA
- a CDS encoding M42 family metallopeptidase: MSIDLDLLKKLTQSYGPSGNEKNVLEHIKEEAKNYCDEIYFDNIGNMICKKNGGGKKIMITAHSDELGLLITHIDENGFLRFVPIGSIKVENCLYKRVEFYNGFNGIVGIEHLDDKKDIKFDNLYIDIGAESREDAEKFVKVGDSAVFKGEFFTNGSRIFSKAIDDRIGCYVALETLKDIKTVNELYFVFTVQEEVGARGATTAAYNIEPDLSISVDVTSTGDTPKSKNTVVSLGKGAAIKVKDRSIIVNPKIKEFMVDIAKKYSIPYQMEILELGGTDAGSIHMTKGGIPSGVISIPTRYVHSISEEIDINDVNASIELLKRVIEN, translated from the coding sequence ATGAGCATCGACTTAGATTTACTAAAAAAATTAACGCAATCATATGGACCATCGGGTAATGAAAAAAATGTTTTGGAACATATTAAGGAAGAAGCAAAAAATTACTGCGATGAAATATATTTTGATAATATTGGAAACATGATATGCAAAAAAAATGGTGGCGGAAAGAAAATCATGATTACTGCCCATTCAGATGAATTAGGATTATTAATAACACATATTGATGAAAATGGTTTTCTAAGATTTGTTCCAATAGGTAGTATTAAAGTAGAAAATTGTTTATATAAAAGAGTAGAATTTTATAATGGCTTCAATGGAATAGTCGGTATCGAACACTTAGATGATAAAAAAGATATAAAATTTGACAATTTGTACATAGATATAGGTGCAGAAAGTAGGGAAGATGCTGAGAAGTTCGTTAAAGTCGGTGATAGTGCAGTATTTAAGGGAGAGTTTTTTACAAATGGTAGTAGAATCTTTTCAAAGGCAATTGATGACAGGATCGGATGTTATGTAGCATTAGAGACTCTTAAAGATATTAAGACAGTTAATGAATTATATTTTGTTTTTACTGTGCAAGAAGAAGTCGGTGCAAGGGGAGCGACTACAGCGGCATATAATATTGAACCAGATTTATCAATATCCGTTGATGTAACATCTACTGGTGATACGCCAAAATCTAAAAACACGGTTGTTTCACTTGGGAAAGGTGCTGCGATAAAAGTCAAGGATAGATCGATTATTGTCAATCCTAAAATAAAAGAATTTATGGTAGATATAGCTAAAAAATATAGCATACCTTATCAAATGGAGATACTTGAATTAGGCGGTACAGATGCAGGATCTATACACATGACAAAAGGCGGTATTCCATCTGGCGTAATATCCATTCCAACAAGATACGTTCATAGTATTTCTGAAGAAATTGACATAAACGATGTTAACGCATCTATTGAACTTTTAAAGAGAGTAATCGAAAATTAA
- the miaB gene encoding tRNA (N6-isopentenyl adenosine(37)-C2)-methylthiotransferase MiaB, with product MGTRKEVLVSKEDIKKQKEIICRIADLNKDRCPKFYIETYGCQMNVHDSEKLAGMLSDMGYINTDNIEDADVILFNTCCVREHAEIRVFGRVSQLKELKLRRPNITLGICGCMMQEKEIVEKIKKNYPYVDIVFGTHNLFKFPELLLESLNSDTTIIDIWDDNKNIVEDIPIQRAEGLKAWVNIIYGCNNFCTYCIVPYVRGREKSRKPEDILDEVKSLAKEGFKEITLLGQNVNSYGNDLSEKVDFADLLYMLNDVDGIKRIRFMTSHPKDISDKLIYAMKDLDKVCEHLHLPVQSGSNRILKKMNRKYTKERYLEIVDKLRENVPECAITTDIIVGFPGETEEDFEETLDLVKRVRYDAAYTFIYSKRTGTPAAKMENQVEENVKHERLERLINLQNSISLERNSEMNGKIVEVLVEGKSKRDSDKLTGRTRTNKIVHFKAKPELIGKFADVKITDTKAWTMQGELL from the coding sequence ATGGGCACAAGAAAAGAAGTTTTAGTATCTAAAGAAGATATTAAAAAACAAAAAGAAATTATTTGCCGCATAGCGGATTTAAATAAAGATAGATGTCCTAAATTTTATATAGAAACATACGGCTGTCAGATGAATGTCCATGATTCCGAAAAATTAGCAGGAATGCTTTCTGATATGGGATATATTAATACAGATAATATTGAAGATGCTGACGTAATACTCTTTAATACATGCTGTGTAAGGGAGCACGCCGAAATAAGAGTATTTGGAAGGGTATCACAGTTAAAAGAACTAAAGCTAAGGAGGCCTAATATAACACTTGGAATATGTGGATGTATGATGCAAGAGAAAGAAATTGTTGAAAAGATAAAAAAGAATTATCCATATGTAGATATTGTATTTGGTACACATAACTTATTTAAGTTTCCAGAGCTTTTATTAGAATCATTAAATTCCGATACAACTATTATTGATATATGGGATGACAATAAAAATATTGTTGAAGATATACCGATACAAAGAGCTGAAGGGCTAAAAGCATGGGTAAACATAATATATGGATGTAACAATTTCTGCACCTATTGCATTGTACCTTATGTTAGGGGAAGGGAAAAAAGCAGAAAACCAGAAGATATTTTAGATGAAGTTAAATCCTTAGCAAAAGAAGGTTTTAAAGAAATAACATTGCTAGGACAAAATGTAAATTCCTATGGCAATGATTTATCAGAGAAAGTGGATTTTGCTGACCTTTTATATATGTTAAATGATGTTGATGGCATTAAAAGAATTAGATTTATGACATCACATCCAAAGGATATATCTGATAAACTTATTTATGCGATGAAAGACCTCGATAAGGTATGTGAGCACTTGCATTTACCAGTACAATCAGGAAGCAACCGAATTCTTAAAAAAATGAACAGGAAATATACAAAAGAAAGATACCTTGAAATAGTTGATAAATTGAGAGAAAATGTACCTGAATGTGCTATAACTACAGATATAATAGTTGGATTCCCTGGTGAAACAGAGGAAGATTTCGAGGAAACATTGGATCTAGTAAAAAGAGTAAGGTATGATGCAGCATATACCTTTATATATTCTAAAAGAACTGGTACACCTGCTGCGAAAATGGAAAATCAAGTAGAAGAAAATGTAAAACATGAAAGACTTGAAAGATTAATTAATTTGCAAAACAGTATAAGCTTAGAAAGAAATTCTGAAATGAATGGGAAAATAGTCGAAGTTCTTGTTGAAGGTAAAAGTAAAAGAGACAGTGATAAATTAACTGGAAGAACAAGGACTAATAAAATTGTTCATTTTAAAGCTAAGCCAGAATTAATTGGTAAATTTGCAGATGTAAAAATTACCGATACAAAGGCATGGACAATGCAAGGTGAATTGCTATGA
- a CDS encoding YlbF family regulator, protein MNSKTNIIIDKTKELGELLANSDILLNLRESEAIFLNDSKVQSIISEMNKLKVSNNDKIKKLNEELLQLDSYMKLINAQEAAKKLIDEIHGILNYYINGVTENCNSKSCSGCKRHCNKR, encoded by the coding sequence ATGAATTCTAAAACAAATATTATCATTGATAAAACAAAGGAACTTGGTGAACTGTTGGCAAATTCAGATATTTTATTGAATCTAAGGGAATCAGAGGCTATTTTTTTAAATGATAGTAAGGTCCAATCAATAATTTCTGAGATGAATAAATTAAAAGTCAGTAATAATGATAAAATTAAAAAGTTAAATGAAGAATTATTACAACTGGATAGTTATATGAAATTAATAAATGCGCAAGAAGCTGCTAAAAAATTAATAGATGAAATACATGGGATTTTAAATTATTACATTAATGGTGTTACTGAAAATTGCAATAGCAAGTCCTGTTCAGGATGTAAAAGACATTGTAATAAACGTTAA
- the mutS gene encoding DNA mismatch repair protein MutS, with protein sequence MAYTPMMEQYLKIKERYKDSILFFRIGDFYEMFFDDATIAAKELEIVLTGKDCGQNERAPMAGVPFHAADFYIDKLVKKGYKVAICEQLEDPALAKGLVDRDVIRVYTPGTVINTSAIDEKTNNYLLSVYRNKDNYGLSIVDVTTGDLFTTEISNCRDLRKVYDEIMRYNPSEIIANQDFFNNSKLIKIIMSNHIYLNKYDVNKTNEEIEEIICRQFNKPLNELGLLGKNHANASLVYLLLYLEDLQKVQLNQINNLTYYEDKSFMMLDSNTIKNLEILQSNKTNSKTGSLLGVLDKTITPMGGRLIKRWLEEPLINIDKIKLRLDAVEELFKDYDGRLELKDVLRGIYDIERLASKLVYQNINAKDLISIKISIEKLPAIKNLLSKYSTICLKEIYLKLDILKDIYELIDKSIKDDPSTSVKEGNIIKDGYDENVDKLRKASTEGKAWITNLEASEKEKTGIKTLKVGYNKVFGYYIEVSKSYISMVPQNYIRKQTLANAERYVTPELKEIEEKILGAETKLIDLEYEIFNKIREKIKNEIERIQKTAKNIAILDVLISLSNVAETNNYVKPTVDNSDRIVIKDGRHPVIETIMDDSFVSNDIEIDEKKPIMIITGPNMAGKSTYMRQIALIVLMAQIGSFVPASFAKIGIVDRIFTRVGASDDLFSGQSTFMVEMSEVSNILSSATEKSLIILDEVGRGTSTYDGMSIACAILEYIHDKIKAKTLFATHYHELTKLEDKLDGVRNFNISVEEKNDDIIFLRKIIPGAADRSYGIQVSKLAGLPDIVINNAKNILNSLENGNIEVAVETAATQIDIFSMEKDSLIEEIINIDIDNITPIEALNYLYKLKKKASTLRT encoded by the coding sequence ATGGCATATACCCCTATGATGGAACAATATTTAAAAATAAAAGAAAGATATAAAGATTCTATCTTATTCTTTAGGATAGGCGATTTTTATGAGATGTTTTTTGATGATGCAACAATTGCAGCAAAAGAATTGGAAATAGTTTTAACCGGAAAAGATTGTGGACAGAATGAAAGGGCTCCTATGGCTGGTGTACCATTTCATGCTGCTGATTTTTATATTGATAAGCTTGTAAAAAAGGGATATAAAGTAGCTATATGTGAACAATTAGAGGATCCCGCCCTTGCAAAAGGTTTGGTTGATAGAGACGTAATTAGAGTCTATACACCAGGTACTGTAATAAATACAAGTGCTATAGACGAAAAGACTAATAATTATCTTTTATCGGTTTATCGAAATAAAGACAATTACGGATTATCGATTGTTGATGTTACTACAGGCGACCTATTCACAACTGAAATTTCTAACTGTCGTGACTTAAGAAAAGTATATGATGAAATAATGAGGTATAATCCTTCTGAAATAATAGCAAACCAAGATTTTTTTAATAATTCAAAACTTATAAAGATAATTATGAGTAATCACATTTATTTAAATAAATATGATGTTAATAAAACAAATGAAGAAATTGAGGAAATCATATGTCGCCAATTTAATAAACCTTTAAACGAATTAGGTCTATTAGGCAAGAATCATGCTAATGCTTCATTAGTCTATTTATTGCTTTATCTTGAGGATTTGCAGAAGGTGCAATTGAATCAGATAAATAATCTTACATATTATGAAGATAAATCCTTTATGATGCTTGATAGTAATACTATAAAAAATCTTGAGATTCTTCAATCAAACAAAACAAATTCTAAAACCGGTTCATTACTTGGAGTATTAGACAAAACAATAACGCCTATGGGTGGGAGGTTGATAAAAAGGTGGCTTGAAGAGCCCCTAATAAACATTGATAAAATAAAATTAAGGCTTGATGCTGTTGAAGAATTATTTAAAGATTATGATGGAAGATTAGAGCTAAAGGATGTTTTGAGAGGTATTTATGACATTGAGAGGCTTGCAAGTAAACTTGTTTATCAAAATATAAATGCAAAAGATTTGATATCTATTAAAATATCTATTGAGAAGTTACCTGCCATTAAAAATTTGCTTAGTAAATACAGTACAATTTGTCTTAAAGAAATCTATTTAAAATTGGATATTTTAAAAGATATTTATGAGTTAATAGATAAGTCTATCAAAGATGATCCATCAACATCTGTTAAAGAAGGCAACATAATAAAAGACGGATACGATGAAAATGTAGATAAGCTGAGAAAAGCTTCAACTGAAGGTAAAGCTTGGATTACAAATCTTGAGGCAAGTGAGAAAGAAAAAACTGGGATAAAAACTTTAAAAGTTGGATATAACAAAGTATTCGGTTACTATATAGAAGTGTCTAAATCATATATATCAATGGTACCACAAAACTATATAAGGAAACAAACTCTGGCAAATGCGGAAAGATATGTTACACCAGAGCTAAAAGAAATAGAAGAAAAAATACTTGGTGCTGAGACAAAACTTATTGACCTTGAATATGAGATATTTAATAAGATCAGAGAAAAAATTAAGAATGAGATTGAGAGAATACAAAAAACTGCTAAAAATATAGCAATTCTCGATGTGCTTATTTCTTTATCTAATGTTGCGGAAACAAATAATTATGTAAAACCTACTGTTGACAATAGCGACAGAATTGTTATAAAAGATGGAAGACATCCGGTTATAGAAACTATAATGGATGATTCTTTTGTCTCGAATGATATTGAAATAGACGAGAAAAAGCCTATAATGATAATAACAGGCCCTAATATGGCAGGAAAATCAACTTATATGAGGCAGATAGCTCTTATAGTATTGATGGCTCAAATAGGTAGTTTTGTACCGGCATCATTTGCTAAAATAGGAATTGTCGATAGAATATTTACGAGAGTCGGTGCCTCAGATGATTTGTTTTCTGGTCAAAGTACATTTATGGTTGAAATGAGTGAAGTTTCAAATATATTAAGTTCAGCAACAGAAAAAAGCCTCATCATACTTGATGAGGTTGGCCGTGGAACAAGTACATATGATGGTATGAGTATAGCCTGTGCAATATTAGAATATATTCATGACAAAATCAAAGCAAAGACATTGTTTGCAACACATTATCATGAGCTTACAAAGTTAGAAGACAAATTAGATGGTGTTAGAAATTTTAATATATCAGTAGAAGAGAAAAATGATGATATAATATTCTTAAGAAAAATAATACCGGGTGCAGCTGACAGAAGTTATGGCATTCAAGTATCTAAACTTGCTGGGCTTCCTGATATTGTTATAAATAATGCAAAGAATATTCTAAACAGCCTTGAAAATGGTAATATAGAAGTTGCGGTTGAAACTGCCGCAACTCAAATTGATATATTTAGTATGGAAAAGGATTCTTTGATTGAAGAAATAATTAATATTGATATTGATAATATTACACCAATTGAGGCCTTAAATTATTTGTATAAATTAAAGAAAAAAGCTTCAACTTTAAGGACGTGA